One Acidimicrobiia bacterium genomic window, CCGGAGTGGAAACGGCACCCAATTTGCGCACCGCCCGGGTATTCTACTCCGTGCTGGGTCCGGCTGAACAGCAAGCAGCCACGCAGGCGGCTCTCGAGTCTGCCGCCCCCCGGCTAAGCCGGGCGATCGGTTCGTCGATCAGGATGAAGTACACGCCAACGCTGAGGTTCGAAATCGACCCGGCCATTGAATACGGCGTACGTATCTCTCAGAAGCTACGCGAACTTGACGAAGAAGAATGAGCGATCGAGGGTTCCTGCTCATCGACAAACCGGCGGGTATGACATCACACGATGTCGTCGCGAGGGTTCGAAGGGCTATCAATATCCGCAAAGTGGGCCATGCGGGAACTCTGGATCCGCTGGCGACGGGACTATTGGTCTGCGGGGTCGGACCGGCGACGAAACTCATGCGGTTTGTCCAGGACCTTCCGAAAGAATATGTCGGGCAGATCCAGTTCGGTGTCGCCACTGATTCCCTTGACGCAGATGGGGAAGAAACCTATCGCCGGCCCATGCTGGTTACCGAGGCCGACCTTGACGCCCTCATTGGGCAATTCACCGGTACGGTGTACCAGGTCCCTCCAATGGTCTCCGCTTTGAAAGTGGGGGGGCGGCGGCTCCATGAATTGGCACGCCAGGGGATCGAGGTCGAGCGCGAAGCGCGCCCGGTTGAGATCTACTCTCTTCAGGTCCTCGACGTCAGGCCGCAGGAATATTCCGAGGCGGTCATCAGGGTCGTCTGCGCAAAGGGGACCTATGTTCGGGTTCTGGCAGACGATCTCGCCAAAGCCCTCGGAGGGCGGGCTCACCTCAAGGCACTCCGTCGACTGAAGACCGGCTCATTGTCTGTCGAACATGCCGTCACCCTCGAGCGCCTCGATGCGCTGGGTGAGGCCGGTCGATGGGATACGGCTCTCCTCAGTCCTTTTGATACGCTGGCTTCGTTGCCACACTGTTTGCTCCGTTCCGAAGTTGCGGATCGGGTCCGTCATGGAGCCCGTTTGGCCGTCGAAGAAGTACCCGGACAATGGACCGAGGGCGATATTGTTCGGTTGGCCGATACCT contains:
- the rbfA gene encoding 30S ribosome-binding factor RbfA, coding for MSDRMRKINSSVHHVIAREVEDLKDPRLGFVTITGVETAPNLRTARVFYSVLGPAEQQAATQAALESAAPRLSRAIGSSIRMKYTPTLRFEIDPAIEYGVRISQKLRELDEEE
- the truB gene encoding tRNA pseudouridine(55) synthase TruB, translating into MSDRGFLLIDKPAGMTSHDVVARVRRAINIRKVGHAGTLDPLATGLLVCGVGPATKLMRFVQDLPKEYVGQIQFGVATDSLDADGEETYRRPMLVTEADLDALIGQFTGTVYQVPPMVSALKVGGRRLHELARQGIEVEREARPVEIYSLQVLDVRPQEYSEAVIRVVCAKGTYVRVLADDLAKALGGRAHLKALRRLKTGSLSVEHAVTLERLDALGEAGRWDTALLSPFDTLASLPHCLLRSEVADRVRHGARLAVEEVPGQWTEGDIVRLADT